A window of the Arachis duranensis cultivar V14167 chromosome 5, aradu.V14167.gnm2.J7QH, whole genome shotgun sequence genome harbors these coding sequences:
- the LOC107488494 gene encoding protein CDC73 homolog, whose product MDPLSALRDFTMRGELEKIVRVNGEFRFGEEYSFPCSAETAYRSTKGNRYTLETLVHYINNHQLKHTEYFQSTFALGIPSVTLPDRKPLLQYLQGSLSSTDSVEYRPEDIPHPLPLPPNPNNPPLLHQQQLPSGVIPQNAPHPHPPPSHTPAAPEEPQLDFISLIRSAEKPLKDRESLLECKNRDFYSVLVAATKREEERQRIESQQRKDGLVAKSRLMGADERGLGFGDDMSYDPTPKPKMHLKGSKIGEGVPIIFVPSAFQTLITIYNVKEFLEDGVYIPTDVKVKQMKGARPDCVTVQKKLSRDRVVTAYEVRDKPSSLKAEDWDRVVAVFVLGKEWQFKEWPFKDHVEIFNKIIGFYMRFEDDSLESAKIVKQWNVKIISISKNKRHQDKAAALEVWDRLEEFVRSRSHS is encoded by the exons ATGGATCCGCTGTCAGCTCTGAGAGACTTCACGATGAGAGGGGAGCTGGAGAAGATCGTTAGGGTGAACGGCGAGTTCCGGTTCGGGGAGGAGTACTCGTTCCCCTGCTCGGCGGAGACAGCGTATCGGTCGACGAAGGGGAACAGGTACACACTGGAGACGCTGGTGCACTACATAAACAACCACCAGCTGAAGCACACGGAGTACTTCCAGAGCACCTTCGCCCTCGGCATCCCCTCTGTCACCCTCCCTGATCGCAAGCCCCTCCTCCAATACCTCCAGGGCTCCCTCTCCTCCACCGACTCCGTCGAGTATCGCCCGGAGGATATCCCCCaccctctccctctccctcccAACCCTAATAATCCACCACTCCTCCACCAACAACAACTTCCCTCCGGCGTCATTCCCCAAAATGCCCCTCACCCTCACCCTCCCCCTTCTCATACCCCTGCCGCCCCGGAGGAGCCCCAATTGGACTTCATCTCCCTCATTCGCTCCGCCGAGAAGCCCCTCAAGGACCGCGAGTCCCTTCTCGAGTGCAAGAACAGGGACTTCTACAGCGTCCTCGTCGCCGCCACCAAGCGTGAGGAGGAGCGCCAGCGCATCGAGTCCCAGCAGCGCAAGGACGGCCTTGTCGCCAAGAGCCGTCTCATGGGCGCCGACGagaggggtttagggtttggtgacGACATGAGCTACGACCCCACTCCCAAGCCCAAGATGCATCTCAAGGGTTCCAAGATTGGGGAAGGGGTCCCCATCATTTTCGTGCCCAGCGCGTTTCAGACGCTGATCACTATTTACAACGTGAAGGAGTTTCTGGAGGATGGGGTCTATATACCCACCGATGTTAAGGTGAAGCAGATGAAGGGCGCCAGGCCTGATTGCGTGACGGTGCAGAAGAAGCTGAGCAGGGACAGGGTGGTCACCGCTTATGAGGTCAGGGATAAGCCCTCTTCCCTCAAGGCTGAGGATTGGGATCGTGTTGTCGCCGTTTTCGTCTTGGGCAAGGAGTGGCAATTTAAGGAATGGCCTTTCAAGGATCATGTCGAGATTTTTAACAAAA TTATTGGGTTTTACATGCGTTTTGAAGATGATAGTTTGGAATCAGCAAAAATTGTGAAGCAGTGGAATGTGAAGATTATATCG ATTAGCAAGAACAAGCGACATCAAGACAAGGCTGCAGCATTGGAGGTCTGGGACAGGCTAGAAGAGTTTGTACGGTCACGATCACATTCTTAA
- the LOC107488495 gene encoding non-specific lipid transfer protein GPI-anchored 20 isoform X2, translating to MERLVPCHIVAVLAVVMAMVVPAYAQISTPCNTSTISTSFTPCVGYLTGSSSNSTSPTAACCNSVKSLTSGGMDCLCLIVTGSVPFRIPFNRTLAISLPRACNLPGVPVQCKSTGSPLPAPGPAALGPSLSPASAPSGLIPSPSPQVTPSLSPESDTTPPSVDSGAPSATSGRAGLTPSSAVSSYSLLPSAVLVALGYGVLKHY from the exons ATGGAACGCTTGGTGCCGTGCCACATAGTCGCGGTATTAGCCGTGGTCATGGCAATGGTTGTGCCGGCCTATGCCCAGATCAGTACCCCTTGCAACACATCAACGATAAGCACTTCCTTCACCCCATGTGTTGGCTACCTCACAGGCAGCAGTTCCAATAGCACCTCCCCCACCGCGGCGTGCTGCAATTCAGTCAAGTCCCTCACAAGTGGCGGCATGGATTGTTTGTGCCTCATCGTCACCGGCAGTGTTCCCTTCAGAATACCGTTCAATAGAACCTTGGCCATCTCTCTTCCTCGTGCTTGCAATTTGCCTGGTGTTCCTGTTCAATgcaaaa GCACGGGTTCTCCTCTTCCTGCTCCAG GACCAGCAGCACTTGGACCATCTCTTTCCCCTGCATCTGCTCCTTCTGGATTGATTCCATCTCCAAGTCCTCAAG TTACACCTTCTCTGTCCCCGGAATCTGACACGACCCCTCCATCGGTGGACTCCGGTGCCCCTTCTGCGACAAGTGGCCGTGCCGGTCTGACTCCATCATCCGCCGTCTCATCTTACAGTCTCCTGCCTTCTGCCGTACTTGTTGCGTTGGGATATGGTGTTCTTAAACACTACTAG
- the LOC107488498 gene encoding non-specific lipid transfer protein GPI-anchored 5, giving the protein MHQTITMEHRISKMSFAMVVMAMLCAGAAAQSSSCTNVIVSLSPCLNYITGNSSTPSSGCCSQLSSVLGSQPQCLCQVLNGGGSSLGININQTQALALPSACKLGKTPSVSQCKASSPSPANSPAGSATGTGTGTAAESPNSPTTDSSGSGSKSVPTTDSGSSSANSVKLSVPLFLTLAVIYASAFRTY; this is encoded by the exons atgCATCAAACAATTACAATGGAACACAGAATATCTAAGATGAGCTTTGCTATGGTGGTGATGGCAATGCTGTGTGCAGGGGCTGCAGCACAATCGTCGAGTTGCACCAATGTTATAGTGAGCCTGTCACCCTGCCTTAACTATATCACAGGGAACTCCTCAACCCCATCTTCAGGATGCTGTTCCCAGCTTTCCAGTGTGCTGGGCTCGCAGCCACAATGCCTCTGCCAGGTCCTTAACGGAGGTGGATCATCATTGGGGATCAACATCAACCAAACTCAGGCTCTGGCTCTTCCCAGTGCTTGCAAGTTGGGGAAAACCCCATCTGTCAGTCAGTGTAAAG CTTCTTCCCCCTCCCCAGCAAACTCACCAGCTGGATCAGCAACAGGAACAGGAACAGGAACAGCAGCAGAGTCTCCCAACTCTCCAACCACAGATTCTTCAG GATCCGGATCCAAGAGCGTACCTACAACGGATAGTGGCTCATCCAGTGCCAATTCTGTCAAGTTATCGGTTCCTCTGTTCCTTACTTTGGCAGTAATATACGCTTCAGCTTTCAGAACATACTGA
- the LOC107488493 gene encoding probable RNA helicase SDE3, translating into MSTVGYRSDDECSYVGGKGEIGFLDFEEEKSVCSYAAIDDGDPVIISIPFAFVDGKPQSVFVGDTAVDLITINNTTKEPVQLWTVHIFASNPQNTFTLSLMEPPSANSNSNGDSDEGFLESFDLEDRMLQPGEILKVWLSCKTKEMGMYQSIVHFDVGEERIERVVFVLVEDKISKSLASKRPYSRQRRKDKFAVDNFVAGSRPAGKTNRAYINRLPKYDIPGDIRHLLESNQIPEAVEGGLTRKNYASFFKTLVIMEEIQLEEDMKTYDMECVTMRKRPNQFLSMLVPGLAERRPSLVHGDFIFAKLASENDKNTGRPYQGFIHRVEADEIFLKFDNEFHLRHRDGNLYDVHFTYNRINMRRLYQAVEAASGLGSEFLFPSTLARKRFIETTDLIPISGAFNDEQISSIKSIVGCKGAPPYLIYGPPGTGKTKTIVEAVLQLYKHNKDARILVCAPSNSAADHILEKLLAEKSVEFQENEIFRLNASTRPYEDVKPEIIRFCFFDELIFKCPPVSALRHYRIIISTYMSACLLYAEDVSRGHFSHIFLDEAGQASEPETMIPISHLCRRETVVVLAGDPMQLGPVIYSKKADTHGLGTSYLARLFQCEMYATGDANYATTLVNNYRCHPEILHLPSKLFYNGALIACRDKTTFMVSPGFLPNEEFPVLFFGIQGCDEREGNNPSWFNRIEVSKVVEVVKRLTAGGNIMEEHIGIIAPYRQQVLKIKQTLENQEMPDIKVGSVEQFQGQEKEVIIISTVRSTIKHNEFDRVHCLGFLSNHRRFNVAVTRAISLLVIIGNPHIICKDNYWSQMLWHCVDNKSYQGCKLPDRPKTYVEDAGDNNVKPYGEVNGEDSVEWGQDLSQVEIPKPVTDEAEWSDGWRSS; encoded by the exons ATGAGTACTGTTGGATACAGGTCAGATGATGAATGCTCTTATGTTGGAGGAAAGGGAGAAATCGGGTTTCTAGATTTTGAGGAAGAGAAATCTGTTTGTAGTTACGCTGCTATTGATGATGGCGATCCGGTTATCATATCCATCCCATTTGCATTTGTGGATGGGAAGCCTCAATCAGTGTTTGTTGGAGATACTGCTGTGGATTTAATAACCATCAATAATACCACCAAAGAGCCTGTGCAGTTGTGGACTGTTCATATTTTTGCCTCAAATCCTCAGAACACTTTCACTCTTTCTCTGATGGAACCTCCATCagcaaattcaaattcaaatggAGATTCAGATGAGGGCTTTCTCGAATCATTTGATTTGGAGGATAGAATGCTTCAGCCTGGTGAGATTTTAAAAGTATGGTTGTCTTGCAAGACAAAAGAAATGGGCATGTACCAATCAATTGTGCATTTTGATGTtggagaagaaagaatagaaaggGTGGTTTTTGTCTTAGTTGAAGACAAGATTTCGAAATCGTTGGCTTCTAAGAGGCCTTATTCTCGACAAAGAAGAAAAGACAAATTTGCAGTAGATAATTTCGTCGCAGGCTCACGTCCTGCAGGGAAAACAAATCGGGCCTACATTAATAGGCTTCCAAAATATGATATTCCCGGGGATATTAGACACTTGCTTGAGAGCAATCAGATCCCTGAAGCTGTTGAAGGTGGTCTAACAAGAAAGAATTATGCttcttttttcaaaacattGGTGATAATGGAAGAAATACAATTAGAG GAAGACATGAAGACTTATGACATGGAATGCGTAACAATGAGGAAGAGACCCAATCAATTTTTGTCCATGTTGGTTCCTGGGCTTGCTGAGAGAAGACCATCACTGGTTCATGGGGATTTCATCTTTGCCAAACTAGCATCTGAAAATGATAAGAACACTGGACGCCCTTATCAG GGATTTATCCATCGTGTTGAAGCTGATGAGATCTTTTTGAAGTTTGATAATGAATTTCACCTGCGCCATAGAGATGGAAATCTTTATGATGTTCACTTCACCTACAATAGGATCAATATGAGAAGGTTGTATCAAGCAGTTGAGGCAGCCAGTGGCTTAGGATCCGAGTTCCTTTTTCCATCTACTTTAGCCAGGAAGAGGTTCATTGAAACCACTGATCTGATTCCCATATCTGGTGCTTTTAATGATGAGCAGATTTCTTCAATCAAAAGTATTGTTGGTTGCAAAGGGGCGCCACCATATCTGATTTATGGGCCTCCAGGTACGGGAAAGACTAAGACAATAGTAGAAGCAGTTCTCCAGCTCTACAAACATAATAAGGATGCCCGTATTCTTGTCTGTGCACCATCAAATAGTGCAGCAGACCACATATTAGAGAAACTGCTTGCTGAGAAGTCTGTTGAATTTCAAGAAAATGAAATATTCAGGCTCAATGCTTCTACCAGGCCATATGAGGATGTCAAACCTGAAATTATCCGTTTCTGCTTCTTTGATGAGTTGATATTTAAATGCCCGCCAGTCAGTGCCCTCAGGCATTATAGGATTATAATATCAACATATATGAGTGCCTGTCTTCTTTATGCAGAAGATGTTTCACGGGGTCATTTCTCTCACattttcttggatgaggctggCCAAGCCTCAGAACCTGAAACCATGATCCCTATATCCCATCTCTGCAGAAGGGAAACTGTTGTTGTTCTAGCTGGAGACCCAATGCAGTTGGGTCCAGTAATTTATTCGAAGAAAGCAGATACACATGGATTGGGGACATCATACCTGGCACGACTGTTTCAATGTGAGATGTATGCAACTGGAGATGCAAATTATGCAACGACATTGGTTAATAATTATCGATGCCATCCAGAGATATTACATCTCCCTTCAAAGCTGTTTTATAATGGGGCGTTGATTGCATGCAGAGACAAGACAACCTTCATGGTGAGTCCTGGCTTCCTCCCTAATGAGGAGTTTCCCGTTCTTTTCTTTGGCATCCAAGGATGTGATGAAAGAGAAGGGAATAACCCCTCATGGTTCAACCGAATTGAAGTGAGCAAAGTTGTCGAAGTTGTCAAGAGGCTGACAGCTGGTGGGAATATAATGGAGGAACACATTGGCATAATAGCACCATATAGGCAACAAGTACTCAAAATTAAACAGACTCTTGAAAATCAAGAGATGCCTGATATCAAAGTTGGTAGTGTTGAACAGTTTCAAGGACAAGAGAAGGAAGTTATTATCATATCAACTGTTCGATCAACCATCAAACACAATGAGTTTGACAGAGTCCACTGTCTTGGCTTTTTGAGCAATCATAGAAGGTTTAATGTGGCTGTAACTCGTGCCATATCATTGTTGGTTATCATCGGGAATCCACACATTATCTGCAAG GACAATTATTGGAGCCAAATGCTGTGGCACTGCGTAGACAATAAATCTTATCAGGGTTGTAAACTTCCTGATAGGCCAAAGACTTATGTTGAGGACGCTGGAGACAACAATGTGAAGCCTTATGGAGAGGTCAATGGAGAGGACTCTGTAGAATGGGGTCAAGATTTATCCCAGGTGGAGATTCCCAAACCTGTTACTGATGAGGCTGAATGGTCTGATGGCTGGAGAAGTAGTTGA
- the LOC107488497 gene encoding non-specific lipid transfer protein GPI-anchored 25 produces MATGVTAAFVLLLALVAHTEAPTSPTATGGCTDELLSFSACLSYVSSPPNDLNERPSANCCAAFNSAAESGGAICLCYFVRYPNILGFPINSTRLISLSSICNPTPPLSLNFLCSASPALPPLNSAATLGFTISGIQGGGGGSSTAPKIGGRSPKSGGRGRPFFFPLSSNGNGAASTHLCSSNTLLLLSVALAIFVSLLNTQ; encoded by the exons ATGGCTACCGGCGTCACTGCAGCATTCGTCCTCCTCCTCGCACTGGTTGCACATACGGAGGCGCCGACTTCCCCGACGGCGACAGGTGGCTGCACCGACGAGCTGCTGTCGTTCTCAGCGTGTCTTTCATACGTGTCGTCCCCGCCCAACGACCTCAACGAGAGACCTTCCGCCAACTGCTGCGCCGCCTTCAACTCGGCGGCGGAGTCCGGCGGCGCAATCTGCCTGTGCTACTTCGTACGCTACCCTAACATCCTCGGGTTCCCTATCAACTCCACAAGGCTCATCTCGCTTTCTTCCATTTGCAATCCAACTCCTCCTCTTTCCTTGAATTTCCTCTGCTcag CATCACCGGCTCTGCCACCTCTCAACAGCGCAGCGACACTGGGATTCACCATATCTG GGATCCAGGGTGGCGGTGGAGGAAGTTCAACAGCACCTAAGATTGGTGGTAGGTCACCAAAAAGCGGGGGAAGAGGAAGGCCATTTTTCTTTCCATTGTCATCAAATGGAAACGGCGCAGCTTCAACACACTTGTGCAGCAGCAACACTCTGCTACTACTCTCAGTAGCACTTGCCATCTTTGTGTCACTCCTCAACACTCAATAG
- the LOC107488441 gene encoding uncharacterized protein At2g34160-like, producing the protein MEVIVSADAVSAENNNEANHRRNEKEEKKIVRIQVSKTKKRLDFYLNLSKRYIKQNNDVALCALGMAIPTAILISEILKRNGWATEKNLAIATVAAKVKEGRAIHKPKIEIVLGKDNEVDGSTVAETLENGAENKA; encoded by the exons ATGGAGGTGATAGTGAGTGCTGATGCTGTTAGTGCTGAGAACAACAACGAGGCGAATCATCGTCGTAAtgaaaaggaggagaagaagatcGTTCGCATTCAGGTTTCCAAAACCAAGAAACGCCTCGATTTCTACCTCAACCTTTCTAAG AGGTATATAAAGCAGAACAATGACGTCGCTCTCTGCGCGCTCGGCATGG CTATTCCAACTGCTATACTCATCTCTGAAATTCTGAAACGCAATGGGTGGGCAACTGAGAAAA ATTTAGCGATAGCCACTGTTGCCGCTAAAGTCAAGGAAGGCCGGGCGATTCACAAGCCTAag ATTGAGATTGTTCTGGGTAAGGATAATGAAGTTGACGGAAGCACTGTTGCTGAGACATTGGAGAATGGTGCTGAGAATAAGGCGTAA
- the LOC107488495 gene encoding non-specific lipid transfer protein GPI-anchored 20 isoform X1, protein MERLVPCHIVAVLAVVMAMVVPAYAQISTPCNTSTISTSFTPCVGYLTGSSSNSTSPTAACCNSVKSLTSGGMDCLCLIVTGSVPFRIPFNRTLAISLPRACNLPGVPVQCKSTGSPLPAPGPAALGPSLSPASAPSGLIPSPSPQDSPLLPSPVTPSLSPESDTTPPSVDSGAPSATSGRAGLTPSSAVSSYSLLPSAVLVALGYGVLKHY, encoded by the exons ATGGAACGCTTGGTGCCGTGCCACATAGTCGCGGTATTAGCCGTGGTCATGGCAATGGTTGTGCCGGCCTATGCCCAGATCAGTACCCCTTGCAACACATCAACGATAAGCACTTCCTTCACCCCATGTGTTGGCTACCTCACAGGCAGCAGTTCCAATAGCACCTCCCCCACCGCGGCGTGCTGCAATTCAGTCAAGTCCCTCACAAGTGGCGGCATGGATTGTTTGTGCCTCATCGTCACCGGCAGTGTTCCCTTCAGAATACCGTTCAATAGAACCTTGGCCATCTCTCTTCCTCGTGCTTGCAATTTGCCTGGTGTTCCTGTTCAATgcaaaa GCACGGGTTCTCCTCTTCCTGCTCCAG GACCAGCAGCACTTGGACCATCTCTTTCCCCTGCATCTGCTCCTTCTGGATTGATTCCATCTCCAAGTCCTCAAG ATTCTCCTCTTCTCCCCTCACCAGTTACACCTTCTCTGTCCCCGGAATCTGACACGACCCCTCCATCGGTGGACTCCGGTGCCCCTTCTGCGACAAGTGGCCGTGCCGGTCTGACTCCATCATCCGCCGTCTCATCTTACAGTCTCCTGCCTTCTGCCGTACTTGTTGCGTTGGGATATGGTGTTCTTAAACACTACTAG